The following are encoded in a window of Zingiber officinale cultivar Zhangliang unplaced genomic scaffold, Zo_v1.1 ctg42, whole genome shotgun sequence genomic DNA:
- the LOC122037442 gene encoding probable 5'-adenylylsulfate reductase 1, chloroplastic, with protein MRIVRYKRLSAFVDSLFSSQTLDFFCRIYVVGSVKRQDAPVVAAAVAAPVCPRGRLMLARSCRALEPTKRDDSTVHAAMAVEASDTTMGEEDTVNYEKLGKELEIASPLEIIDRALEMFDNEIIILVFQTFRRKIVTDTGVFWNSGAKDVALIEYAKLTGRPFRAFNLDTGRLNPETYKFFDTVEKHYGINIKHMFPDAREVHTLVRSKGLFSFSKMGTGNAAR; from the exons ATGAGAATAGTCAGGTACAAGCGCCTCTCTGCTTTTGTGGATTCCCTCTTTTCTTCTCAAACTCTTGATTTTTTTTGTCGGATCTATGTAGTTGGATCCGTCAAGCGACAGGATGCACCGGTTGTGGCGGCTGCAGTGGCAGCTCCTGTTTGTCCCCGGGGGCGACTAATGCTGGCACGGTCGTGCCGTGCCTTGGAGCCTACCAAGAGAGATGATTCGACCGTCCACGCCGCAATGGCGGTGGAAGCGTCCGACACCACGATGGGAGAGGAAGACACCGTCAATTATGAGAAGCTGGGTAAGGAGCTCGAGATCGCTTCGCCACTGGAGATCATAGATCGGGCTCTGGAGATGTTCGACAATGAAATC ATTATTCTCGTCTTTCAAACCTTTAGACGGAAGATTGTAACTGACACGGGAGTTTTTTGGAACAGCGGAGCAAAGGATGTAGCTTTGATAGAATATGCAAAATTAACTGGTCGACCATTTAGAGCCTTCAACCTTGATACTGGGAGGCTAAATCCTGAGACATACAAGTTCTTTGATACTGTAGAGAAGCACTATGGGATCAACATCAAGCACATGTTTCCTGATGCAAGGGAAGTACACACCCTTGTTAGAAGCAAAGGCCTCTTCTCCTTTTCCAAGATGGGTACCGGGAATGCTGCCAGATGA